A stretch of the Deltaproteobacteria bacterium genome encodes the following:
- a CDS encoding amidohydrolase family protein, producing MHITPLPESFNEALRIFSQVGVTKFAVKSAGVPGTPRYEATRRLAGVLGEKMAFFINPDWEGIDEPGWGRREADRLAQAMRDGASGIKIFKDLGLGVRLANGKLLKVDDPRLDPLWARAGATGAIVAWHVADPVAFFKPVTPENERYDELKLAEDWSFHGKDFPSFLELMAARDRVVRKFPKTIFLGIHLAGYSESLDYVARLLDTAPNFYVDVAARVPELGRHPAHKARAFYVKYQDRVLFGTDLIVTPNGMQLGSVSPNPPTFEDALKYYAIHRRYFETSDRQFDHPTPIQGRWKIDGVGLPREVLHKIYVENAERLIFLPRKRWLAAQAKGGEPKRP from the coding sequence GTGCACATAACGCCGCTGCCCGAATCCTTCAACGAGGCGCTGCGCATCTTCTCGCAGGTCGGCGTGACCAAGTTCGCCGTGAAGAGCGCGGGGGTCCCTGGCACCCCCCGGTACGAAGCGACCCGGCGGCTGGCCGGCGTGCTGGGCGAGAAGATGGCCTTCTTCATCAACCCCGACTGGGAAGGGATCGACGAGCCGGGCTGGGGGCGCCGCGAGGCCGACCGGCTGGCCCAGGCCATGCGCGACGGGGCGAGCGGGATCAAGATCTTCAAGGATCTCGGGCTCGGGGTGCGCCTCGCGAACGGCAAGCTCCTGAAGGTGGACGACCCCAGGCTCGATCCGCTCTGGGCGCGCGCGGGGGCGACCGGAGCCATCGTGGCCTGGCACGTGGCCGATCCGGTGGCCTTCTTCAAGCCCGTCACCCCCGAGAACGAACGCTACGACGAGCTCAAGCTGGCGGAAGACTGGAGCTTCCACGGCAAGGACTTCCCCTCCTTCCTCGAGCTCATGGCCGCGCGCGACCGCGTGGTGCGCAAGTTCCCGAAGACCATCTTTCTCGGGATTCACCTCGCCGGCTACTCCGAGAGCCTGGACTACGTGGCGAGGCTCCTCGACACGGCCCCCAACTTCTACGTGGACGTGGCCGCCCGCGTCCCCGAGCTCGGCCGCCATCCGGCGCACAAGGCGCGGGCCTTCTACGTCAAGTACCAGGACCGCGTCCTCTTCGGCACCGATCTCATCGTCACCCCGAACGGCATGCAGCTCGGCTCGGTCTCGCCGAACCCACCCACCTTCGAGGACGCGCTGAAGTACTACGCGATCCACCGGCGCTACTTCGAGACGAGCGACCGCCAGTTCGATCATCCCACCCCCATCCAGGGGCGCTGGAAGATCGACGGGGTGGGCCTGCCGCGCGAGGTGCTGCACAAGATCTACGTGGAGAACGCCGAGCGGCTGATCTTTCTTCCGCGAAAGAGATGGCTCGCGGCGCAGGCGAAGGGGGGCGAGCCGAAGCGGCCGTAG
- a CDS encoding formylglycine-generating enzyme family protein, whose amino-acid sequence MKRRFLALGICFVGAVGLARAEEPRAERPRAGATPVARPCGKTPAGMACVPGGEYQRGSDTGLKDERPAHRVWVDTFYMDLYEVTHAEYQACVKAGACEKAGPKYRAGAGYKGFSEPKQPVVGVSWFNARQYCQSKGKRLPTEAEWEKAARGTDGRTYPWGNERCTCARAIIMDLKGRGCGVGKEGRGATWDVGSRPPGPYGLYDMAGNSWEWVADWYSPSYAACGKECEGPNPKGPCGGADECPGHRLKIVKGGSWYWPASDARAARRRPHVPLNRPFHHFGFRCAKSVE is encoded by the coding sequence ATGAAGCGACGATTTCTGGCGCTGGGGATCTGCTTCGTCGGCGCGGTGGGCCTGGCCCGCGCCGAGGAGCCTCGCGCCGAAAGGCCACGCGCTGGCGCCACGCCCGTCGCGCGCCCGTGTGGCAAGACGCCCGCCGGCATGGCGTGCGTGCCGGGAGGCGAGTACCAGCGCGGCTCGGACACGGGACTCAAGGACGAGCGGCCGGCCCACCGGGTCTGGGTCGACACGTTCTACATGGATCTGTACGAGGTGACGCACGCCGAGTACCAGGCCTGCGTGAAGGCGGGGGCCTGCGAGAAGGCCGGGCCGAAGTACCGGGCGGGCGCGGGCTACAAGGGCTTTTCGGAGCCGAAGCAGCCCGTCGTGGGGGTGAGCTGGTTCAACGCGCGCCAGTACTGCCAGTCGAAGGGCAAGCGCCTCCCCACCGAGGCGGAGTGGGAGAAGGCCGCGCGCGGCACCGACGGTCGAACCTATCCCTGGGGCAACGAGCGCTGCACCTGCGCGCGCGCGATCATCATGGACCTCAAGGGGCGCGGCTGCGGGGTGGGCAAGGAGGGGCGCGGCGCGACCTGGGACGTCGGCTCGCGTCCGCCGGGACCCTACGGGCTCTACGACATGGCGGGGAACTCGTGGGAGTGGGTGGCGGACTGGTACTCGCCGAGCTACGCGGCCTGCGGCAAGGAGTGCGAGGGACCGAACCCGAAGGGCCCCTGCGGGGGCGCGGACGAATGCCCCGGCCACCGGCTGAAGATCGTGAAGGGCGGGTCGTGGTACTGGCCTGCGTCCGACGCGCGTGCGGCGAGACGCCGGCCGCACGTGCCGCTCAACCGACCTTTCCACCACTTCGGTTTTCGCTGCGCGAAGAGCGTCGAGTAA
- a CDS encoding ABC transporter ATP-binding protein gives MTAPVLEVSGLSKAYGRRLALDALELELGRGELVALLGENGAGKTTTLAILSGQLVPDAGAALILGHDVFAAPLEARRHLGYVAQDLQLPPYLTVEELAEFVCGVKRVPLDRAELARLLALTELDQDGNRLVGELSHGMQRKSAWVVALVSQPELLVIDEGLAGVDARSSRALVTEVVARVRRGTAALWTEHDLDLLAPHLDRALLLHRGRLARVASGDAVRAAATAGELERLMRVEGGAAAPEARETTTEDA, from the coding sequence ATGACGGCTCCGGTGCTGGAGGTGAGCGGGCTGTCCAAGGCCTACGGACGTCGCCTCGCGCTGGATGCGCTCGAGCTGGAGCTCGGTCGCGGCGAGCTCGTGGCGCTGCTCGGCGAGAACGGCGCGGGCAAGACCACGACCCTGGCCATCCTGTCGGGGCAGCTCGTCCCCGACGCGGGCGCGGCGCTCATCCTGGGCCACGACGTCTTCGCGGCGCCCCTCGAGGCGCGCCGGCACCTCGGGTACGTGGCGCAGGATCTCCAGCTCCCGCCGTACCTGACCGTCGAGGAGCTGGCGGAGTTCGTGTGCGGCGTGAAGCGCGTCCCGCTCGACCGCGCCGAGCTCGCGCGGCTCCTCGCTCTGACGGAGCTCGACCAGGACGGCAATCGCCTGGTGGGGGAGCTCTCGCACGGGATGCAGCGCAAGTCGGCCTGGGTGGTGGCGCTGGTGAGCCAGCCCGAGCTCCTGGTGATCGACGAGGGCCTCGCCGGCGTGGACGCCCGCAGCAGCCGCGCCCTCGTCACCGAGGTGGTGGCGCGCGTGCGGCGAGGGACGGCGGCGCTGTGGACGGAGCACGACCTGGACCTGCTCGCGCCGCACCTGGATCGCGCTCTCCTCTTGCATCGTGGCCGACTGGCGCGCGTCGCCTCGGGGGACGCGGTGCGCGCGGCAGCCACGGCCGGGGAGCTCGAACGGTTGATGCGCGTGGAAGGCGGAGCCGCTGCTCCGGAGGCGCGCGAGACGACGACGGAGGACGCATGA